One window from the genome of Pedococcus badiiscoriae encodes:
- a CDS encoding DEAD/DEAH box helicase: protein MTETNPDTTVPDATTDATSDATTDTPVAAPADPTFADFDVHPDIVASLSDAGIVTPFPIQAMTLPVALGGHDIIGQAKTGTGKTLGFGVPMLNRTIARGDAEWDTFPHAGKPQALAVAPTRELAVQVASDLERAGKRRGIRVLTVYGGRAYEPQIEALKAGVEIVVGTPGRLIDLAKQGHLDLSHTKSVVLDEADEMLDLGFLPDVEKLLAMTSPARQTMLFSATMPGAVVALARRYMRQPTHIRAMGDDQENAHTVKAVEQFVYRAHAMDKVEMLARMLQAEGRGLTIIFSRTKRTAAKVADDLTERGFAAAAIHGDLGQGAREQALRAFRNGKVDILVATDVAARGIDVDNVTHVINYQCPEDEKTYLHRIGRTARAGNTGIAVTFVDWDDMPRWGLINKTLDLGIPEPEETYSSSDHFYEQLDIPRTAKGRLPKADQKLAGLGAEVLEDLGETGKSSGRRPAAGGRGGRDGDRDGVRDGGGRGGRDAARDAGRGGERRSDSAPQDGDAPAKPRRNRNRRRTRGGATGEASTQA, encoded by the coding sequence ATGACTGAGACCAACCCGGACACGACTGTGCCCGACGCCACGACCGACGCCACGTCCGACGCCACGACCGATACCCCTGTCGCTGCGCCGGCTGACCCGACCTTCGCCGACTTCGACGTCCACCCCGACATCGTCGCCTCGCTGAGCGACGCGGGGATCGTGACGCCCTTCCCCATCCAGGCGATGACCCTGCCCGTCGCCCTCGGTGGCCACGACATCATCGGCCAGGCCAAGACCGGCACCGGCAAGACGCTCGGCTTCGGCGTCCCGATGCTCAACCGCACGATCGCCCGCGGGGACGCCGAGTGGGACACCTTCCCGCACGCCGGCAAGCCGCAGGCCCTCGCCGTCGCCCCGACCCGTGAGCTCGCCGTCCAGGTCGCCAGCGACCTCGAGCGCGCCGGCAAGCGTCGCGGAATCCGCGTGCTCACCGTCTACGGCGGCCGCGCCTACGAACCCCAGATCGAGGCCCTCAAGGCCGGGGTCGAGATCGTCGTCGGCACGCCCGGGCGTCTGATCGACCTGGCAAAGCAGGGTCACCTCGACCTCTCGCACACGAAGTCGGTCGTGCTCGACGAGGCCGACGAGATGCTCGACCTCGGGTTCCTCCCGGACGTGGAGAAGCTGCTCGCGATGACCTCGCCGGCCCGGCAGACGATGCTCTTCTCGGCCACCATGCCCGGTGCCGTCGTCGCCCTGGCCCGCCGCTACATGCGTCAGCCGACCCACATCCGCGCCATGGGTGACGACCAGGAGAACGCCCACACGGTCAAGGCCGTCGAGCAGTTCGTCTACCGCGCCCACGCGATGGACAAGGTCGAGATGCTGGCCCGCATGCTGCAGGCCGAAGGCCGTGGCCTGACCATCATCTTCAGCCGCACCAAGCGCACCGCCGCGAAGGTCGCCGACGACCTCACCGAGCGCGGCTTCGCCGCCGCCGCCATCCACGGCGACCTCGGTCAGGGAGCGCGTGAGCAGGCGCTGCGCGCGTTCCGCAACGGCAAGGTCGACATCCTCGTCGCCACCGATGTCGCCGCCCGCGGGATCGACGTCGACAACGTCACCCACGTCATCAACTACCAGTGCCCCGAGGACGAGAAGACCTACCTGCACCGCATCGGGCGCACCGCCCGCGCGGGCAACACGGGCATCGCGGTCACCTTCGTCGACTGGGACGACATGCCGCGCTGGGGCCTGATCAACAAGACCCTCGACCTCGGGATCCCCGAGCCGGAGGAGACCTACTCCTCCTCGGACCACTTCTACGAGCAGCTCGACATCCCGCGCACCGCCAAGGGCCGCCTGCCCAAGGCCGACCAGAAGCTCGCCGGCCTGGGCGCCGAGGTGCTCGAGGACCTCGGCGAGACCGGCAAGTCCAGTGGTCGTCGCCCGGCCGCCGGCGGTCGCGGTGGCCGTGACGGCGACCGAGACGGTGTCCGAGACGGTGGCGGTCGTGGCGGCCGCGACGCCGCTCGTGACGCCGGTCGTGGTGGCGAACGCCGCTCGGACAGCGCACCCCAGGACGGCGACGCCCCGGCCAAGCCGCGGCGCAACCGCAACCGTCGGCGCACCCGCGGTGGTGCCACCGGAGAGGCCAGCACCCAGGCCTGA